From Varibaculum massiliense, a single genomic window includes:
- the gnpA gene encoding 1,3-beta-galactosyl-N-acetylhexosamine phosphorylase — protein MAAGRFTIPSEENFVAETARIGKLWGADAIRNADGTQLDEDVLALGKKIYSAYFPTRGHNEFISKRMNQTPQIYLLSQRVLAEKDTVSIPFMQCFYEEQLQANQDANPKRYWEVIDRTTGEVVDPANWEADFTLQVVKISEAIPMHEYTVTFLAYIIWDPVQMYNHLTNDWGDKEHEIPFDIRNPETQQFVMDTFRQWLKDNPQTDVVRFTTFFYQFTLVFDQKHREKIVDWFGYAATVSPEALQEFERVKGYRIRPEDFVNGGTYNSTFCIPTKPQRDWIDFVSDFVHKNIKTMVDETHKSGKEAMMFLGDQWLGTEPYLTGFEKLGLDAVVGSIGDGTTTRMISDIPGVKYTEGRFLPYFFPDTFYEGNDPSIEALDNWRKARRAILRSPIARMGYGGYLSLAAKFPKFVDTVSAIANEFRDIHQQTNSEPAQGFLNVAIVNCWGKMRSWQAFTVAHALPNKYNHSYYGILEALSGMRVNVRFISFEDLLEHGIAADVDVLINAGPYNTAFTGGDIWDDGRLVSIIRSWVRSGGAFVGVGQPASSERPGRFFQLADILGVDQERFHTLSVDKYFPPVTTSHFITADLGEEAVIDFGEPVPNTYPISEDTVLIRAEDGQVQLAANDFGKGRGVYISGLPYSAANARLLERILFFAANKENQYALWSSSNPNCEVAEFVAAQRYCVINNTENPQSTVVNLPGGRQEEFNLPGSGIAWRNI, from the coding sequence TTATTTGCTTTCTCAACGAGTATTGGCGGAGAAAGATACAGTATCTATCCCGTTTATGCAGTGTTTTTATGAAGAACAACTGCAAGCAAATCAAGACGCTAATCCTAAACGTTATTGGGAAGTCATCGACCGCACCACCGGGGAGGTCGTTGATCCTGCGAACTGGGAAGCAGATTTTACCCTGCAGGTAGTCAAGATTTCTGAAGCTATCCCCATGCATGAGTATACGGTTACTTTCTTGGCGTATATCATCTGGGACCCAGTCCAAATGTATAACCACCTCACGAATGATTGGGGCGACAAGGAACACGAGATTCCTTTTGATATCCGGAACCCGGAAACTCAACAATTTGTGATGGACACTTTCCGTCAATGGTTAAAAGATAATCCCCAGACTGATGTGGTTCGATTTACTACTTTCTTTTACCAGTTCACCTTAGTTTTTGACCAAAAGCATCGGGAAAAAATTGTAGATTGGTTCGGTTACGCCGCTACTGTATCGCCTGAAGCGCTACAAGAGTTTGAAAGGGTAAAGGGCTACCGGATCCGTCCTGAAGATTTTGTTAATGGTGGTACCTACAATTCTACTTTCTGCATTCCCACTAAACCGCAGCGAGATTGGATAGATTTTGTATCTGATTTTGTCCACAAAAATATCAAGACCATGGTGGACGAGACCCATAAGTCAGGCAAGGAAGCGATGATGTTCCTGGGGGACCAATGGTTGGGAACAGAACCTTATCTAACTGGCTTTGAGAAACTTGGCTTAGACGCAGTAGTGGGATCTATCGGAGATGGCACTACTACTCGAATGATTTCCGATATTCCAGGAGTGAAATATACCGAGGGCCGCTTCCTCCCCTATTTCTTCCCGGATACTTTCTACGAAGGAAATGATCCCAGCATCGAAGCTTTAGACAACTGGAGGAAGGCGCGCCGCGCCATTTTACGTAGCCCAATTGCCCGGATGGGATACGGGGGTTATCTCAGTCTGGCGGCTAAGTTCCCTAAATTTGTGGATACGGTAAGCGCGATTGCCAATGAATTCCGGGATATTCACCAACAGACGAACAGTGAACCAGCTCAAGGTTTCCTAAATGTCGCGATTGTTAACTGTTGGGGCAAAATGCGTTCCTGGCAAGCCTTTACTGTCGCCCACGCCCTCCCCAATAAATACAATCATTCCTACTACGGCATTCTAGAAGCCCTATCAGGGATGCGAGTAAATGTCCGTTTTATTAGTTTCGAGGATCTACTCGAGCACGGTATAGCTGCCGATGTGGATGTGTTGATTAACGCTGGCCCCTACAACACCGCATTTACCGGTGGCGACATCTGGGATGATGGTCGCTTGGTTTCTATTATTCGCAGCTGGGTGCGGAGCGGAGGAGCCTTTGTGGGAGTGGGGCAACCCGCTTCTAGCGAACGCCCCGGAAGATTCTTCCAATTAGCGGACATTTTAGGGGTAGATCAGGAGCGTTTCCATACCCTGTCAGTTGATAAATATTTCCCTCCCGTAACGACTTCCCATTTTATAACCGCTGATCTTGGCGAGGAAGCGGTAATAGATTTTGGGGAACCGGTACCAAACACCTATCCTATCAGCGAAGATACGGTTTTAATTCGGGCTGAGGACGGACAGGTACAGCTGGCTGCAAATGACTTTGGAAAGGGAAGAGGGGTATATATTTCCGGACTCCCCTATTCAGCAGCTAATGCCCGTCTGCTGGAAAGAATCCTCTTCTTTGCCGCTAACAAAGAGAATCAATACGCTCTCTGGAGTTCTAGCAATCCTAATTGCGAGGTCGCTGAGTTCGTAGCGGCACAAAGATACTGTGTCATTAACAATACCGAGAACCCGCAGTCCACGGTGGTTAACCTGCCCGGGGGTAGACAGGAAGAATTTAATTTACCTGGTAGCGGTATAGCCTGGCGGAATATCTGA